From a single Stomoxys calcitrans chromosome 4, idStoCalc2.1, whole genome shotgun sequence genomic region:
- the LOC106088531 gene encoding rapamycin-insensitive companion of mTOR isoform X2, whose protein sequence is MAYSCRYGKRSKYRAKVSEDSEKYYRLDPKKSAAENCYDIYSALCCRETRDTKRLFLLSGLATLCQRQQWLQQKQQKTQQQHQHQHHHHQQQHQQHHQQQQHQHHTTTPSSSTAATTTPTNKSSTQHASSAVSNISGGSSNSTTNATAIVTATTPSALATPSTMAATAAASATSTSKSNLGFTTEELLYCLSASLIHTFTQVRAAAIRTIRYVLTTTKDVKVFNSIQLPHLLCRSIDIMLKNDDERVQALKLIRKMLAISPENISPVLVRCLVSLADTGIEESDNLLRACLATLCEFAVLNPTLLICCGGVTSITRNVLECHNPRIAESLSGVLLYLLEWPHTRNISGVRLDCLAAPYCDYTYRLGIMDKNKDARELRYTSCRLALLSVLRSWTGTIEFCDPSKPSGLKAIVDALYLNQTEIRKAILELLFELLGLPQPTWTKEYAVALQAVDPSDFQDNWLLCNGFVAAEGRSILPSLAARAPNICEQHLALQLYCFLETGLLNALVEVIVSSDDSVSVAATVLIGKILHLMHTHLPPDICSTSPALPSLISHATRGNLHASAAISALQCYQKMLRNRPASSSLFLDSIIQEGTLINTKLFRREINAQDIPFASNSLQSPPPATNAPGGQFSSLGAGGGGIGTLERPRLDSVSSSDESNSQSSSTRRASFRLKYKILPFLENIKVNRLIKDSNVLNSKDGSGWDWEVISTIIRSNLIRKMEEPSLTFLKNLIDFFKPSKNCFSHQDLDHGKTLPPYVQVGLDLIDWLLAIYPLESVRLLTDFFTDVASQLLAVTTSNRAHDCLFSPHHMDTTMCQQYFLFIGRMCRAQKGITILTNTAVFEHLINLVRNTDHVCYVKLIVSGLDYTLDSVTRKVLEKALTDAKDRSGRYYATQFLMVLLRARIPNFEVWGIPLIIQQTKDYDRSVVLAAMEVLEEACHEKYYLEEIVSLWPNLKILGDVGRLLMARYYSLSRGLNQPKAKVKEEIEYWKNGYNKRYVLIVEADTHSSLTLHVRNEEGCYSRRNSNTRPIIIPPNIPAHLYGQMVQTTQGTTALRKFGDLPQLLDVISAGKCSDEAECLELKAAIWAVGHASTHSNGIEFFLESGSRIYEKLVILATKCDIYSIRSTCYSVLGLIGSTNDGANVLFKLNWLSVRHDRNTTWPVHQPEDWMLGNYTPMRHHFDDVPPYNYTGMEDQIDGSYYTGSYWNLLLSSTSTNRDAIGAASASSEAQDANTTTDSIKTSGEEVSVDNLTTQPNKFSSPRAKLEKTSSSSRQMGVGGVVAAGAGGNSTVSGGGSSSSSIMPAAAKSKTLPEGSYLRHGRHQRSLSESKTTDVISLLCGGQGGGGNAAALHHSHRTRYNSCTDSNTSGVSSCESVTGRTAAAMGDYQQFPLSPIPSMSNLLEIPLAQSSLMRRISLVGTSYLQNAISPVDIKGYAQLRSLRRHCRPVLSESGAELYDIIDRIDLLSYASFRPRKSSFGDSSRKSKVRSLDRQTSLRMYAQLDSEELQVPLPTLNAPKFLSQNDSKGPCYAGISLPKNLLDLFPTRNLTRTYVSQDIQDQDLMDINLLTAKQQYLNDSLNNEAGDESSIISSLSDVSSVSKRSKWQGTKHGRSNCLFCSRQRKRSQNLLRLDGGGGGGSGDTSTTTLCEMYTNASAALVAAGIQATVALSRKGGGPGGGGGGGTTSTANSSNTAGGNAAAAAAPPNSNKPPLQQQQYSNASSIQLSDLQFQSPESILSEESLPDKLTANILYNVQRLANPVSAKQSKMALLELKQKHPASFQDICLYSEICRTLGRCSYRMNARRFLQELFLDLDFDSFYNEPLDIISKKDKDSFKKPDPIKERLNAAAGIGLPAGDKMSLLKERMKRDLNNTSSIRIETHNVGDTKNETSFTVNNSGGPTSSSSSSSSSLSVGVGVGGPSLKPHLKSQPLASVYEASCENLLLDPSPRLKTAAAILKQNCKNFTKAPPPAAPPPNVSTSASSTKHEYNTELRITSDDDDDDGDDDEDDGDDDDDEDREVVDNRSADVIINLRRSCINMHQQLMELEQIQRGRKHTFDEIDGAVATTSSSDYSLNPASSKPIQTLVTNAHSYVFGSGNGGNSSGGGGSASTPISSSTCSDQTTTSNRSSICTVSQQPLNHTNHRLNSTHQLITPLPPTPLLTASGSICKPIENENTKYRRGRFYTLELDLSCTKNKFPITDRKRPQTLSSILDPSPTNSSKATAVTPTTTSSSSPSTTSPSKRCPPLPGGGSNSKTNCSLQRQHSLGSDSSAIYKSPGLRISFTGDSISPITAINYPHTPMSTSASSSSHYSSYLSQFQDHTATGPVIANMIISPTSSSSASASASNPHANTNTNRKYLITKSLAATFAQPIGKLYCEKRLQSSKSEAVLMQQSPSPSLSSTSTTAIPPNQQSSNDLKAAAHATTPMEMPPKTAATTPTCKYSNF, encoded by the exons CTTGAGTGCTTCCTTAATCCATACCTTTACCCAAGTAAGAGCGGCCGCTATACGTACGATACGATATGTTTTGACAACCACCAAGGATGTCAAAGTGTTTAACTCTATTCAATTGCCTCATTTACTATGCCGGTCCATTGATATAATGTTGAAAAATGACGATGAACGTGTTCAAGCTTTGAAATTG ATTCGTAAAATGTTAGCAATATCACCGGAAAATATAAGTCCGGTGTTGGTTCGTTGCCTGGTATCCCTGGCGGATACGGGCATCGAGGAAAGTGATAACCTCTTAAGAGCCTGTCTGGCCACACTCTGTGAGTTTGCTGTATTAAATCCAACATTATTGATATGTTGTGGCGGTGTCACCTCCATCACCCGCAATGTACTCGAATGTCACAATCCCCGAATAGCGGAGAGTTTGAGTGGTGTTCTATTGTATTTGCTGGAATGGCCCCATACGCGTAATATATCGGGAGTACGTTTGGATTGTTTGGCGGCGCCCTATTGCGATTATACATATCGACtggggataatggataagaataa gGATGCCCGTGAATTACGTTACACAAGTTGTCGTTTAGCTTTATTATCTGTATTGCGCAGCTGGACTGGGACCATTGAATTCTGTGATCCAAGTAAACCATCCGGTTTAAAAGCTATAGTTGATGCTTTATATTTAAATCAAACTGAAATTAGA AAAGCAATATTGGAATTACTGTTTGAACTGTTAGGTCTTCCACAACCCACATGGACTAAGGAGTATGCTGTGGCTTTGCAGGCCGTTGATCCTTCGGATTTTCAGGATAATTGGCTATTATGCAATGGCTTTGTGGCCGCCGAGGGTCGTAGTATATTGCCTAGCTTAGCCGCACGTGCTCCCAATATATGCGAACAACATTTGGCCTTACAGTTGTATTGTTTTCTAGAGACTGGTCTCCTCAATGCCTTGGTTGAGGTTATTGTATCGAGCGACGATTCTGTTTCCGTAGCAGCCACTGTTCTTATTGGCAAGATATTGCATTTAATGCATACCCATTTACCACCGGACATATGCAGTACCAGTCCGGCACTGCCGAGTCTAATATCACATGCCACACGAGGTAATTTGCATGCAAGTGCTGCCATATCAGCATTGCAATGCTATCAGAAGATGCTAAGAAATCGCCCAGCTTCGAGTAgcttatttttggatagtattATACAAGAAGGAA ccCTCATAAATACAAAACTTTTTCGACGAGAAATCAACGCTCAGGATATACCTTTTGCCAGCAACAGTTTGCAATCACCACCTCCTGCCACCAATGCACCCGGGGGTCAATTTTCTTCGTTGGGTGCTGGCGGTGGCGGTATAGGTACTTTGGAAAGACCACGTTTGGATTCGGTGTCCTCAAGTGATGAATCAAATTCGCAATCATCCTCCACACGAAGAGCcagttttcgtttgaaatacaaaatcttACCGTTCCTGGAGAATATCAAAGTGAATCGCttaataaaagactcaaatgttttaaattccaAGGATGGCAGTGGCTGGGATTGGGAAGTTATATCAACAATAATAAGA TCAAATCTTATACGCAAAATGGAAGAACCCAGTTTAACGTTCCTCAAAAACCTCATCGATTTCTTTAAGCCCAGTAAGAATTGCTTTTCTCACCAAGATCTGGATCATGGCAAGACATTGCCGCCATATGTACAAGTGGGTTTGGATCTAATCGATTGGCTATTGGCCATTTATCCTTTGGAAAGTGTGCGTCTTTTGACTGATTTCTTTACGGATGTGGCCTCACAACTATTGGCGGTAACTACATCGAATCGGGCCCATGATTGTCTATTTAGTCCGCATCACATGGACACCACCATGTGTCAACAGTATTTTCTATTTATTGGACGAATGTGTCGAGCGCAAAAGGGCATAACGATACTAACGAACACGGCGGTATTTGAACA TCTCATCAACTTGGTGCGCAATACCGATCATGTGTGTTATGTAAAATTGATTGTCTCGGGCTTGGATTATACCCTGGACTCGGTTACCCGCAAAGTTTTGGAGAAAGCTTTGACCGATGCCAAAGATCGCAGCGGCCGCTATTATGCCACCCAATTCCTAATGGTGTTGCTTAGGGCCCGCATACCCAATTTTGAAGTTTGGGGTATACCTTTGATCATACAACAGACCAAGGACTATGATCGCAGTGTGGTCTTGGCGGCCATGGAAGTGCTAGAAGAGGCATGCCATGAAAAG TATTATTTGGAGGAAATCGTTAGTCTGtggccaaatttgaaaattctcGGCGATGTTGGCCGTTTGCTGATGGCACGCTATTACTCCCTGTCACGTGGTCTTAATCAACCCAAGGCGAAGGTTAAAGAAGAAATCGAATACTGGAAAAATGGCTACAATAAGAG ATATGTTTTAATTGTTGAGGCCGATACACATTCCAGTCTTACCCTGCATGTGCGTAACGAGGAGGGCTGCTATAGTCGCCGCAATTCAAATACCCGCCCCATTATAATACCCCCCAATATCCCAGCCCATTTGTATGGGCAAATGGTACAGACTACCCAGGGTACAACAGCCTTAAGGAAATTCGGTGATTTGCCACAGCTTTTGGATGTTATAAGTGCTGGCAAGTGTTCGGATGAGGCAGAATGTTTGGAATTGAAGGCGGCCATATGGGCAGTAGGCCATGCATCCACACATTCGAATGGTATTGAATTTTTCCTGGAATCGGGATCAAG AATCTATGAAAAATTGGTTATATTGGCCACAAAATGTGATATTTATTCCATAAGATCAACTTGCTACAGTGTATTGGGCCTGATTGGTAGCACAAATGATGGAGCTAATGTTCTATTTAAACTGA ACTGGCTGAGTGTGCGACATGATCGCAATACCACATGGCCGGTGCATCAACCCGAGGACTGGATGTTGGGCAATTATACGCCTATGCGCCATCATTTCGACGATGTACCGCCCTATAACTACACAGGGATGGAGGATCAAATCGATGGTTCCTATTACACGGGCAGCTATTGGAATTTACTGCTGAGTAGTACCAGCACCAATCGGGATGCCATTGGTGCGGCCAGTGCAAGTTCGGAGGCTCAAGACGCTAATACCACCACAGATAGTATTAAAACATCGGGGGAAGAGGTTAGTGTAGATAATCTCACAACGCaaccaaataaatttagttcaCCACGGGCTAAACTTGAGAAGACATCTTCTTCTTCACGACAGATGGGTGTAGGCGGCGTTGTTGCAGCGGGTGCTGGTGGCAACTCGACTGTCAGTGgcggcggcagcagcagcagcagcataatGCCAGCGGCGGCCAAATCGAAAACTTTGCCAGAGGGTTCATATCTTCGACATGGTAGACATCAGCGTTCATTGTCGGAATCAAAAACGACCGATGTTATTAGTCTACTTTGTGGTGGTCAAGGAGGAGGGGGCAATGCAGCAGCCTTACATCACTCACATCGAACGCGTTATAATTCCTGCACTGATTCGAATACTTCGGGTGTAAGTAGTTGTGAATCGGTGACAGGGAGAACAGCAGCGGCAATGGG GGACTATCAACAATTCCCCTTAAGTCCCATACCCTCAATGTCCAATTTATTGGAGATCCCTTTGGCTCAATCGTCTTTAATGCGTCGCATCTCTTTGGTGGGCACTTCCTATTTGCAAAATGCCATTAGTCCTGTGGACATAAAAGGCTATGCCCAATTACGTTCCTTACGACGTCACTGTCGACCTGTTCTATCCGAATCTGGTGCTGAATTGTATGATATTATAGATCGTATAGACTTGCTATCTTACGCTTCATTTCGTCCCCGTAAATCCTCATTTGGTGATTCATCACGCAAGAGTAAGGTGCGAAGTTTAGATCGTCAAACTTCACTAAGAATGTATGC GCAACTGGATTCGGAGGAGTTGCAAGTACCCTTGCCAACATTAAATGCCCCCAAATTTCTATCACAAAATGATTCGAAAGGTCCTTGTTATGCGG GTATATCCTTACCCAAAAACCTTTTGGATTTATTCCCCACACGAAATCTAACGCGGACCTATGTCTCACAAGATATACAGGATCAAGACTTAATGGACATCAATCTTTTGACGGCCAAACAACAATACCTTAACGATTCCCTAAACAATGAGGCAGGCGATGAGTCATCTATAATATCATCGCTCTCCGATGTTTCATCGGTGAGCAAGCGTTCCAAATGGCAAGGAACCAAACATGGTCGCAGCAATTGTTTATTTTGCTCACGTCAAAGGAAACGCTCACAAAATCTCTTACGACTTGATGGAGGAGGGGGAGGAGGCTCGGGCGATACCTCCACCACAACACTATGTGAAATGTATACTAATGCCTCGGCTGCTTTGGTGGCGGCAGGCATACAAGCCACAGTGGCTTTATCTAGAAAAGGCGGAggtcctggtggaggtggtggtggtggtacaaCATCTACTGCCAACAGCTCCAATACAGCAGGCGGTAATGCTGCTGCGGCTGCTGCTCCTCCCAACTCCAATAAACCTCccctgcaacaacaacaatacagcAATGCTTCCTCCATACAGCTGTCGGATTTGCAATTCCAATCACCCGAAAGTATTTTGAGCGAAGAAAGTCTGCCCGATAAGCTGACGGCGAATATACTGTACAATGTCCAGCGTCTGGCCAATCCAGTGAGCGCAAAACAATCCAAAATGGCTTTGTTGGAGTTGAAGCAAAAGCATCCAGCCTCCTTTCAAGATATATGTCTATACTCCGAGATATGCCGTACCCTGGGTCGATGTTCGTATCGCATGAATGCCCGACGTTTTTTACAGGAATTGTTTTTGGACTTGGATTTTGATTCCTTTTACAATGAGCCGTTGGATATCATCAGTAAAAAGGATAAGGATTCGTTTAAAAAACCTGATCCCATAAAGGAGCGTTTAAATGCAGCAGCAGGAATAGGTTTACCCGCCGGCGATAAAATGTCTCTGCTAAAGGAGAGAATGAAAAGGGATTTGAATAATACGAGCAGCATACGCATTGAAACCCACAATGTGGGTGATACAAAAAACGAGACCTCGTTTACTGTGAACAATAGCGGCGGCCCTACATCTTCTTCATCTTCCTCCTCGTCCTCATTGTCTGTGGGCGTAGGAGTTGGAGGGCCTTCCCTTAAACCTCACTTAAAATCACAGCCTTTGGCCAGTGTCTATGAGGCCAGTTGTGAAAATCTACTCTTGGATCCCTCGCCCCGCCTGAAAACTGCTGCAGcgatcttaaaacaaaattgtaaaaattttaccaaagctCCACCACCTGCTGCACCACCACCCAATGTGTCCACCAGCGCCTCCTCGACAAAACACGAATACAATACCGAACTTAGGATAACatccgacgacgacgacgacgacggtgatgatgatgaagacgatggcgatgatgacgacgacgaagACCGGGAGGTTGTAGATAATCGTAGTGCAGATGTTATAATTAACCTACGCCGTAGCTGTATAAATATGCACCAGCAGTTAATGGAACTGGAACAAATTCAACGTGGAAGAAAACACACTTTTGATGAAATTGATGGTGCGGTGGCCACCACATCGTCATCCGATTACAGCCTAAATCCCGCCTCTTCCAAGCCTATACAAACCCTTGTTACGAATGCCCACTCCTACGTATTTGGCAGTGGCAACGGTGGCAACAGCAGCGGCGGCGGTGGCAGTGCCAGCACCCCCATTAGCAGCAGCACCTGCAGCGATCAAACCACCACCAGCAATCGCAGCAGCATCTGCACCGTTTCCCAACAGCCCTTGAATCACACAAATCATCGCCTCAACTCTACGCATCAGCTAATAACACCGCTACCGCCAACGCCGCTACTGACCGCCAGCGGCAGCATCTGCAAGCCCATAGAAAATGAAAATACCAAATATCGTAGAGGACGTTTTTATACCTTAGAGTTGGATTTAAGCtgtacaaaaaataaattcccCATAACCGATAGAAAAAGACCACAGACGCTGAGTAGTATACTGGACCCCAGTCCTACCAATAGTAGTAAGGCAACGGCTGTAACGCCTACAACAacatcgtcgtcgtcgccgtCAACAACATCACCTTCGAAGAGATGCCCACCGTTGCCGGGCGGTGGCAGTAACAGCAAGACCAATTGCTCATTGCAAAGGCAGCATTCATTGGGCTCGGACTCTTCAGCGATATACAAATCGCCTGGCTTAAGAATTTCCTTTACCGGCGATTCGATATCTCCGATAACTGCAATAAACTACCCTCATACTCCAATGTCAACCTCTGCCTCATCATCATCCCATTATTCCTCCTATCTATCACAATTCCAAGACCACACTGCCACAGGCCCAGTTATAGCTAATATGATCATCTCAccgacatcatcatcatcagcatcagcatctgCATCCAATCCTCATGCAAACACCAATACCAATCGTAAATATTTAATAACCAAAAGTCTGGCGGCCACCTTTGCCCAACCCATAGGCAAATTGTATTGTGAGAAACGTTTGCAATCCTCTAAATCAGAAGCGGTTCTTATGCAacaatcaccatcaccatcattgtcatcaacatcaacaacagcGATTCCTCCAAACCAGCAATCCTCTAACGACTTGAAGGCCGCAGCTCATGCCACCACTCCCATGGAAATGCCACCAAAGACTGCTGCCACAACGCCCACATGCAAGTATTCAAATTTTTAG